NNNNNNNNNNNNNNNNNNNNNNNNNNNNNNNNNNNNNNNNNNNNNNNNNNNNNNNNNNNNNNNNNNNNNNNNNNNNNNNNNNNNNNNNNNNNNNNNNNNNNNNNNNNNNNNNNNNNNNNNNNNNNNNNNNNNNNNNNNNNNNNNNNNNNNNNNNNNNNNNNNNNNNNNNNNNNNNNNNNNNNNNNNNNNNNNNNNNNNNNNNNNNNNNNNNNNNNNNNNNNNNNNNNNNNNNNNNNNNNNNNNNNNNNNNNNNNNNNNNNNNNNNNNNNNNNNNNNNNNNNNNNNNNNNNNNNNNNNNNNNNNNNNNNNNNNNNNNNNNNNNNNNNNNNNNNNNNNNNNNNNNNNNNNNNNNNNNNNNNNNNNNNNNNNNNNNNNNNNNNNNNNNNNNNNNNNNgggagggggggggggggggggggcaccgaGGTGCTCCTACCTGAACCTTCCAGGGCACGCCTCTCTCCAGGGTAAGGGCGTAGCCGTAGACCTGGAGCTCCAGAAAGCGGGTCACGGGCTGTGCGCCGTCAGCCAGACTCTGGTAGGTCACCGTGACGTTGAAGTTGGGCAGAGCCTGCTCCGGTTGGCACACCTTCGCCAGGAGGTAGGTGCAGCTCCCTTGGTAGTTGAAGTGCATTCCATCGAAGGTGTAGTGGTGCAGGTCACCGGAGATGGTGCAGGAGCCCGGGGTGAGGGCATGGCAGCCCCTGACGCCCTCCACCACCTTGCACACCTCGCCGCTGCCGCACCTGATCTCCTCGCACGCCACAGAGCCCCCTTCCTGGCACCGACAGCGTTCGCCACACTGCCCGCTCGGGTAGAAGACCTCATCCAGACGATAGTAAATGCCCCTGTGGAGGCAACCGCACTCACCGAGCGGCACGCAGTCCTCCCCGCTCAGGACAAAGCCATCGTCACATTGGCACCCCTCGGCACACGTGGCATTGCAGCTGTCCGAATCCGTGAGGGTGCAACACGTCAACGGGCAGGCGGTGCCACACGGTTCATAATGACTGTGCGGTGGGCACGGCATCGCTGCgccgagagagagaggggcatcAGGGCACGCCAACTCCACGCTGAACCGACACGGAACACCGTCAGGCAACACGCCAACTCCACGCTGAACCGACACGGAACACCGTCAGGCAACAGGCCAACTCCACGCTGAACCGACACGGAACACCGTCAGGCAACACGCCAACTCCACACTGAACCGACACGGAACACCGTCAGGCAACACGCCAACTCCACACTGAACCGACACGGAACACCATCAGGCAACACGCCAACTCCACACTGAACCGACACGGAACACCATCAGGCAACACGCCAACTCTACACTGAACCGACATGGAACACCATCAGGCAAATtaaccctgacacactcacattGACACTTACCTTTACACACTCGCCCTGACATACAGACGTACTAATCCTGACAATCTCACACTGACACATTAACCTCATCCTGACACACTCACCCTGACACAGTGACGCATTCACGCTCCACACACTGACTCATtaaccctgacacactcacactgacacactgaccaacTAACTCtggcacacacactgacacactcaccctAACACATGAACACTGGCACATTTGCCCTAACACACTAATCCTAACACACTTACCCTGACACACTAACCTTACCCTGACACACCCACCCTGACATACTCACCTTGACACACTTACCCTGCCCTGACACGCCCACCCTGACACACTAACCTTACGCTGACACACCCACCCTGACACACTAACTGCACTCTGACACACTCAGCCTGACACACCCACGCTGACACCATCCCctgacacactgacacacccaccctgacacactcaccctgacacactgacacacccaccctgacacactcaccctgacacactgacacacccaccctgacacactcaccctgacacactgacacacccaccctgacacactcaccctgacacactgacacacccaccctgacacactcaccctgacacactgacacacccaccctgacacactcaccctgacacactgacacacccaccctgacacactcaccctgacacactgacacacccaccctgacacactcaccctgacacactgacacacccaccctgacacactcacacacccaccctgacacacccaccctgacacactcaccctgacacactgacacacccaccctgacacactcaccctgacacactgacacacccaccctgacacactcacccACCCTGACACACCCACACTGCCCCGAGGTGCTGCGTTTCCACGGTTACTCACGACAGAAGGTCTGGTTCCTCCAGGGGGCGATGTGTGCCCCAGTGTCCTGGCAGGCTGCCGCGTATGATGCCAGGGACTCGCACAGGATGGTGTGGTGTCCCTTGTACAGGCACGAGTCGTACGTACAGTCGTCAAGGTAGGGAGTGGGATCGACGGTGCCCAGGCAATCCCGGAATGGGCCCTGCGGCGCGCGGATCTTCCCGCACTGCTCCGAGCTCTCGTACCTCCTCGCCGCCACAATGTCACACTTGGGGCACCGTCCCCGGCACTCGTGGGCACAGCCAGGGGTGCTGGCCACCTGCCAACTCTGGCCAAACTCCACCGGGTCATCGGTCGGCGTGCCGTCCCTCAGCATCATCTCATCTCTCAGCTCGCCGTCGAAATTCCCGCACAGCCCGCAAACCGATCCCGCGTAGGTGCCGGGGACGGTGACCGTGATCCGGCTgcggaaatcaaagttaacatgcagCCCAAAGTCCACCTCCAGCGAGGCACCCCGGCAGCTCTTGTAGATATTGATCTTGCCGTCTTGCAGGGAGATGGGCAGGTTCTTCAGGATCCCGTCGACCTATCAGATCGGGGCAGAAGTGAGGTCACACTCGGTCACGCGGGCATCAGCCGATCCACCCTCCCCctggagctcaaaccctccagtcccggtaaAATCCCGCTCAGTCTTATCtcaaccctttccagtttaaccaCTTCCGGTGGCGCGGtgcctcagtggtgagcactgctgcctcccagggccagggacgcgggttcgatcccaccctcgggtgactgtctgggtggggtttgcacattctccacatgtctccgtgggtttcctcccacagcccagggatgtgcaggttagggtggattggccatgggaaattgtcccatagtgtccagggatgtgcagattagggtggtcaggccatggaaaattgtcccatagtgcccagagatgtgcaggttagggtggattggccgtgggaaattgtcccatagtgcccagggttgtgcaggttagggtgaattggccatgggaaattgtcccatagtgtccagtgatgtgcaggttagggtgggttggcc
This genomic window from Chiloscyllium plagiosum isolate BGI_BamShark_2017 unplaced genomic scaffold, ASM401019v2 scaf_60066, whole genome shotgun sequence contains:
- the LOC122545867 gene encoding IgGFc-binding protein-like, with the protein product VDGILKNLPISLQDGKINIYKSCRGASLEVDFGLHVNFDFRSRITVTVPGTYAGSVCGLCGNFDGELRDEMMLRDGTPTDDPVEFGQSWQVASTPGCAHECRGRCPKCDIVAARRYESSEQCGKIRAPQGPFRDCLGTVDPTPYLDDCTYDSCLYKGHHTILCESLASYAAACQDTGAHIAPWRNQTFCPMPCPPHSHYEPCGTACPLTCCTLTDSDSCNATCAEGCQCDDGFVLSGEDCVPLGECGCLHRGIYYRLDEVFYPSGQCGERCRCQEGGSVACEEIRCGSGEVCKVVEGVRGCHALTPGSCTISGDLHHYTFDGMHFNYQGSCTYLLAKVCQPEQALPNFNVTVTYQSLADGAQPVTRFLELQVYGYALTLERGVPWKVQ